The Nitrospira sp. genome contains a region encoding:
- a CDS encoding VOC family protein, with amino-acid sequence MKRLHIHIGVENIGQAIPFYSALFGAKPVKTKPDYAKWLLDDPRVNFAISTRASKKGVDHLGIQVDDNGELDELRGRLKSAALPVFDEGETVCCYAKSDKTWVQDPAGVAWETYRTMEDAQIFAEKSVSAESACCTPETMGTPNCCEPSEKTAGCCG; translated from the coding sequence ATGAAACGTCTTCATATCCATATCGGTGTTGAAAATATCGGGCAAGCCATTCCCTTCTACAGTGCCCTCTTTGGCGCGAAGCCAGTTAAGACTAAGCCGGACTATGCGAAATGGCTGCTCGATGACCCCCGTGTGAATTTTGCGATTTCGACCCGCGCTAGTAAGAAGGGCGTTGACCATTTAGGCATTCAAGTTGATGACAATGGTGAGTTGGATGAATTACGCGGACGGTTGAAAAGCGCAGCGTTGCCCGTATTCGATGAAGGTGAAACGGTCTGTTGCTATGCCAAGTCCGATAAAACATGGGTGCAAGACCCTGCGGGCGTGGCATGGGAAACCTACCGAACGATGGAAGATGCACAGATTTTTGCAGAGAAATCCGTGAGCGCCGAAAGTGCCTGCTGCACCCCGGAGACGATGGGCACGCCCAATTGCTGTGAACCTTCCGAGAAAACAGCGGGATGTTGCGGCTGA
- a CDS encoding arsenate reductase ArsC — MENPPLKVLVLCTGNSCRSIMAEALINHLGQGHYQAWSAGTMPARYVHPKSIDTLQRHGINPGNPSSKSVDEVAWQSYNLIITVCDQAAGESCPLFPGKAKKLHWSTPDPAKATGSETEKDAAFDQAFVMLKNRIEELLK, encoded by the coding sequence ATGGAAAATCCTCCGCTCAAAGTGCTGGTGCTGTGTACGGGAAATTCCTGCCGCTCCATTATGGCCGAAGCCCTGATTAATCATCTCGGCCAAGGCCACTATCAGGCGTGGAGTGCCGGAACCATGCCAGCGCGTTATGTTCACCCGAAGTCGATTGACACTCTACAACGCCATGGTATCAATCCCGGGAATCCAAGCAGTAAGTCAGTGGATGAAGTGGCTTGGCAATCCTACAATCTCATCATCACGGTCTGCGACCAAGCCGCCGGAGAAAGCTGTCCACTATTCCCCGGCAAGGCCAAGAAACTGCACTGGAGCACGCCCGACCCGGCGAAAGCTACCGGATCCGAGACCGAAAAAGACGCGGCGTTTGATCAGGCGTTCGTCATGCTCAAGAACCGTATTGAGGAATTACTAAAATGA
- the arsB gene encoding ACR3 family arsenite efflux transporter, with protein MTAPTSKQLNLFERYLTLWVAGCMAAGVFLGKAFPDVVQTFRSLEFGEGSHINFPMAMLIWLMIIPMMMKVDFASVRNVGKRPKGLAVTLVINWLVKPFSMAFFAWLFFRYIFSVWVTPGEADQYIAGSIILAAAPCTAMVFVWSYLTDGDPGYTLVQVAVNDLIMLVLFAPIVGFLVSGASSLSVPFEVLFYSVLAFIVIPLTIGIAARMWFIGQYGKEWFEVNIIGRFGPVTIVALLLTLVLIFAFQAENITGKLWHVLLIAIPILLQVYLNASLAYGSMKWLKVPYSVAAPGALIGASNFFELAVATAIALFGAESGAALVTVVGVLVEVPVMLSICRVCNQTRHWFPAESQERDGQPSQLVHAREPATLQ; from the coding sequence ATGACGGCACCCACGAGCAAACAACTCAATCTCTTTGAGCGATATCTCACCCTCTGGGTCGCTGGCTGCATGGCGGCGGGGGTTTTCCTTGGGAAGGCCTTCCCTGATGTCGTTCAGACCTTCCGAAGCCTGGAATTCGGAGAAGGAAGCCACATCAATTTCCCTATGGCCATGTTGATCTGGCTGATGATCATTCCGATGATGATGAAGGTGGACTTTGCCTCCGTGCGCAATGTCGGCAAGCGGCCGAAGGGCTTGGCCGTGACGTTGGTGATCAACTGGCTAGTGAAGCCGTTCTCGATGGCCTTCTTCGCGTGGCTGTTCTTTCGCTACATCTTTTCCGTTTGGGTCACTCCGGGGGAAGCTGACCAATATATCGCGGGTTCGATCATCCTGGCTGCAGCGCCCTGTACCGCAATGGTGTTCGTCTGGAGTTATCTGACGGACGGCGATCCCGGCTACACCTTGGTTCAGGTAGCAGTCAACGATCTCATTATGCTTGTCCTCTTCGCGCCGATCGTCGGGTTTCTGGTCAGCGGCGCGTCATCGCTCAGCGTTCCGTTTGAAGTCCTCTTCTATTCAGTCCTTGCGTTCATTGTGATCCCGTTGACCATCGGCATTGCAGCGCGGATGTGGTTCATCGGTCAGTACGGAAAAGAATGGTTCGAAGTGAACATAATAGGCCGGTTCGGCCCCGTCACCATTGTGGCATTGCTGCTCACCCTGGTGCTGATATTCGCCTTTCAGGCGGAGAATATTACCGGGAAACTCTGGCATGTCCTCTTGATCGCCATTCCGATTTTGCTCCAGGTCTACTTAAATGCGTCGCTGGCCTATGGGTCGATGAAATGGCTCAAGGTGCCGTATTCGGTGGCGGCTCCGGGTGCCTTGATTGGGGCCAGCAATTTCTTTGAATTGGCCGTCGCCACGGCGATCGCGCTCTTTGGTGCTGAGTCCGGTGCCGCCCTGGTGACAGTGGTCGGCGTGCTGGTGGAAGTGCCAGTGATGCTCTCCATCTGTCGGGTCTGCAACCAGACGCGGCATTGGTTCCCCGCAGAGTCTCAAGAGAGAGACGGCCAGCCTTCACAACTCGTTCACGCTCGCGAGCCGGCCACGCTCCAGTAA
- a CDS encoding phosphate ABC transporter substrate-binding protein, whose product MNRAITWSGLGCVAILGAFISNSSPVYADNVVTLDPGLKAYVKVSGVSGNVNSIGSDTLNNLMTLWAEGFRKQYPSVKIQIEGKGSSTAPPALIEGTAQFGPMSRSMKNTEIDAFEKKHRYKPTAIPVAIDALAVYVNKDNPIQGLTMAQVDAIFSKSRRWGHDGNIRMWKEAGFADGLGDSPISIYGRNSASGTYGFFKEHALKNGDFKDEVKEQPGSASVVQGISEDQAGIGYSGIGYLTSNVRTVPLAEKDGMPFQEASQQNADNGSYPLWRHLYIYVNKAPNKPLDPIVREFVKFIYSKEGQQVVIKDGFFPLKAEIIEKELKKLD is encoded by the coding sequence ATGAACAGAGCAATTACCTGGTCCGGTCTGGGGTGTGTCGCCATTCTTGGGGCGTTTATTTCCAACAGTTCTCCGGTCTATGCCGATAACGTGGTCACGCTCGACCCCGGTTTGAAGGCCTACGTCAAGGTCAGCGGGGTGTCCGGCAATGTCAACAGCATCGGCTCGGATACGCTCAATAATCTGATGACCCTCTGGGCCGAAGGATTTCGCAAACAATATCCCAGCGTTAAAATTCAGATCGAAGGCAAGGGTTCGAGCACCGCTCCACCGGCATTGATCGAAGGCACGGCGCAGTTTGGGCCGATGTCCCGCTCGATGAAAAATACCGAGATCGATGCCTTCGAAAAGAAACACAGATATAAACCCACCGCGATCCCCGTCGCCATTGATGCGCTTGCGGTCTACGTCAACAAGGACAATCCGATACAGGGACTCACGATGGCGCAAGTCGATGCGATCTTCTCCAAGAGCCGCCGCTGGGGCCACGATGGCAACATTCGGATGTGGAAAGAGGCCGGCTTTGCTGACGGGCTGGGCGATAGTCCGATCAGTATCTATGGACGGAATTCCGCCTCTGGTACCTATGGATTCTTCAAGGAACATGCCCTCAAAAACGGGGATTTCAAGGACGAAGTAAAAGAACAGCCGGGCTCAGCCTCCGTGGTCCAAGGTATAAGTGAAGACCAGGCGGGTATCGGCTATAGTGGTATAGGATATCTCACCTCGAACGTCCGCACCGTTCCACTGGCAGAGAAGGACGGCATGCCGTTTCAAGAGGCCAGCCAACAAAACGCGGATAATGGATCCTATCCGCTCTGGCGTCATCTCTATATCTATGTTAACAAAGCGCCGAATAAACCTCTGGATCCGATCGTCAGAGAGTTCGTCAAATTCATCTATAGCAAAGAAGGGCAACAGGTGGTGATCAAGGACGGGTTTTTCCCACTGAAAGCCGAGATCATCGAGAAAGAACTGAAGAAACTTGATTAG
- a CDS encoding helix-turn-helix transcriptional regulator gives MERNLRLDWQGLVEEAVRRRKEQKLSQKKLAVLAGVSGPTVNDFEQKRSTITLGSALKILRCLGLA, from the coding sequence ATGGAACGGAACCTTCGCCTTGATTGGCAAGGCCTTGTCGAAGAAGCAGTAAGGCGCCGCAAGGAACAGAAATTAAGCCAGAAGAAGCTTGCCGTGCTGGCGGGTGTCAGCGGCCCGACGGTTAATGATTTCGAACAGAAACGGTCGACCATTACGCTGGGATCAGCTCTGAAAATCCTCAGATGCCTGGGGCTGGCTTGA
- a CDS encoding HipA domain-containing protein, which produces MANSLWGNIYYKDHFAGILRQEPGDRTSFTYHESYLSSGQPSIAHTLPLQTEPVISESGLPPFFDNLVAEGWLEEAQTRLLAKRRASRFELLLAFGQDCAGAVSVIDPEPQERGTIQPDNPMDMAVMAGRASLSGIQPKLALIEEDGKFRPARARELSTHIGKFPSPRHEDLTANEYLTTMALKALLPDDSIVDLYMGRIEGFTDQVLIIKRFDRTADGQRIHFEEFNQLLGNPSEAKYSGSHQSMADFLRQTPGCLPAEIYRLYLRILAGVLLGNTDMHLKNFAMFHTDAGLRLSPAYDAVSAVLYGYKTIALSIGGATNISIVNLKPQTLIRLGQEFGLSTDAMAMATGQLDRRRQAAREAIAKSKIDSNSIKDEIFSHMDKRWNGTFALIGKALSKKQ; this is translated from the coding sequence ATGGCAAACTCACTTTGGGGAAACATCTATTATAAGGACCACTTCGCAGGAATCCTGCGCCAGGAACCAGGAGATCGGACTTCTTTTACCTACCATGAAAGTTACCTTTCCTCTGGTCAGCCGTCCATAGCGCATACTCTTCCTCTTCAGACAGAGCCCGTGATATCGGAGTCCGGGCTGCCGCCATTCTTTGACAACCTGGTCGCAGAAGGCTGGCTGGAAGAAGCGCAGACGCGCCTACTGGCCAAGCGCCGGGCCTCGCGCTTTGAATTGCTGTTGGCTTTCGGGCAGGACTGCGCTGGCGCCGTCTCCGTGATCGATCCGGAACCGCAGGAGCGCGGCACCATCCAACCTGACAACCCCATGGACATGGCGGTCATGGCCGGGCGGGCATCGCTCTCGGGTATCCAGCCCAAGTTGGCCCTCATCGAGGAGGATGGAAAATTCAGGCCGGCGCGCGCGAGGGAATTGAGCACGCATATCGGGAAATTCCCGTCGCCGCGTCATGAGGACCTGACGGCCAATGAATACCTGACGACGATGGCGCTCAAGGCGCTGCTGCCCGACGACAGCATTGTTGATCTGTACATGGGACGCATTGAGGGTTTTACTGATCAGGTGCTCATCATCAAGCGTTTTGACCGGACGGCGGACGGCCAACGGATACATTTCGAGGAGTTTAACCAGCTGCTGGGCAACCCTTCCGAGGCAAAATACAGCGGAAGCCACCAAAGCATGGCGGATTTCCTTCGGCAGACGCCGGGCTGCCTGCCCGCCGAGATCTACAGGCTCTACTTGCGCATCCTCGCCGGGGTTCTGCTCGGCAACACCGACATGCATCTAAAGAACTTCGCCATGTTCCATACCGATGCCGGCTTGCGATTGTCACCCGCGTACGACGCCGTATCGGCAGTCTTGTATGGGTATAAGACCATTGCGCTATCGATCGGCGGTGCTACAAATATTTCGATAGTGAATTTGAAGCCGCAGACACTGATCCGATTGGGTCAGGAGTTCGGTTTATCCACAGACGCTATGGCGATGGCAACGGGTCAGCTGGATCGACGCCGGCAGGCCGCCAGGGAGGCCATCGCGAAGAGCAAGATCGACAGCAATTCGATAAAAGATGAAATATTCTCACACATGGACAAACGATGGAACGGAACCTTCGCCTTGATTGGCAAGGCCTTGTCGAAGAAGCAGTAA
- a CDS encoding carbonic anhydrase, producing MEDRTSSDSVVSRRQVLQTIVSGVVVGIATQAGSELVFPRPSYAQSNLSPDEALEKLLVGNQRTVANQLTSLEHDLAILREHTVDKQEPFAGILACADSRVPVELVFDQTIGRLFVTRVAGNMVTPEVIAGLEYGVAVLGIKVLLVLGHSGCGAVKAAMKTTPVPGQISALYQHLQPGVARSGGNIDAAIEANARIQAELLRMSSPVIRDAIKAGSLRVEAAVYDLATGKVSMR from the coding sequence ATGGAAGATCGTACATCGAGTGACTCGGTGGTCAGCAGGAGACAGGTTCTGCAAACGATCGTGTCAGGCGTGGTGGTAGGCATTGCCACTCAGGCGGGGAGCGAGCTGGTTTTTCCTCGACCAAGCTACGCTCAAAGCAATCTGAGTCCGGACGAAGCTCTGGAGAAATTGCTCGTAGGGAATCAGCGTACAGTCGCGAATCAACTGACCTCGCTCGAACACGACCTCGCTATTCTGAGAGAGCATACGGTCGACAAACAGGAGCCATTCGCCGGGATTCTTGCCTGCGCCGATTCTCGTGTGCCTGTCGAACTCGTGTTCGATCAAACGATCGGCCGACTATTTGTCACTCGAGTGGCTGGAAATATGGTCACGCCTGAGGTGATTGCCGGACTCGAATATGGAGTTGCCGTTCTCGGGATCAAAGTGCTGCTGGTCCTCGGTCATAGTGGATGCGGAGCGGTCAAGGCGGCGATGAAAACTACACCTGTACCCGGGCAAATCAGCGCTCTGTACCAACACCTTCAGCCGGGAGTGGCGCGGTCCGGCGGCAACATCGATGCGGCAATTGAAGCCAATGCGCGGATTCAGGCAGAGTTGCTGCGCATGTCTTCTCCCGTGATCCGGGATGCGATCAAAGCCGGAAGTCTCAGGGTAGAAGCTGCGGTGTACGATCTTGCCACCGGCAAAGTTTCGATGAGGTGA
- the lexA gene encoding repressor LexA, giving the protein MKAQDLKRLREELGLTQQQLAEALHTTRVSVARYEAGMRKIPGVVSVVLDQLRQQTAIPMAGLVAAGSPIDPVPQSELVDVPPSMLRGGETFALKVKGESMKDDGILSGDLVVVRKQSTAKNGQTVVALVNREATIKTYFKMDSRIELHPANETMQPIIVRPSDEFHIEGLVIGVIRHCAV; this is encoded by the coding sequence ATGAAAGCGCAGGACCTCAAACGCCTTCGAGAAGAACTAGGCCTCACGCAGCAGCAACTTGCGGAGGCATTGCACACCACGCGGGTATCCGTCGCGCGGTATGAAGCAGGGATGCGGAAGATTCCCGGTGTTGTGTCAGTTGTGCTGGATCAATTACGACAGCAGACGGCGATTCCGATGGCCGGTCTGGTTGCAGCCGGTTCCCCCATCGACCCGGTGCCGCAATCGGAACTCGTGGACGTGCCGCCAAGTATGTTGCGGGGCGGTGAGACCTTCGCATTAAAGGTGAAGGGCGAGTCCATGAAAGATGACGGGATTTTGTCCGGCGATCTGGTGGTCGTGCGTAAACAGAGCACGGCTAAAAACGGGCAAACCGTCGTCGCCTTGGTGAATCGCGAAGCCACGATCAAGACGTATTTTAAGATGGATTCGCGTATTGAACTGCACCCGGCCAATGAAACGATGCAGCCGATCATCGTCCGGCCATCCGATGAGTTTCACATCGAAGGGCTTGTCATCGGCGTCATTCGCCATTGTGCCGTGTAG
- a CDS encoding TOBE domain-containing protein: MKLSARNQFQGTVSRITEGQAMAEVTVKVGTLEFVAAITEGSVKNMGLKVNDSVMVAIKATEVMIGK, encoded by the coding sequence ATGAAACTTAGCGCGCGCAATCAGTTCCAAGGCACCGTCAGTCGCATCACAGAAGGACAAGCGATGGCCGAAGTAACGGTGAAGGTCGGCACACTCGAGTTTGTTGCGGCCATCACGGAAGGCTCCGTGAAGAATATGGGGTTGAAAGTGAATGACTCGGTGATGGTCGCCATCAAAGCCACAGAAGTGATGATCGGAAAGTAA
- a CDS encoding TOBE domain-containing protein: MAKRMLGDVLTAKEAARYVRLTLPTFYRYIWEGKIETAKIGGRYRFTKSLLDRWLGKKSSGADDVSGRNKLVGRVTGIKRDAIMAQIDVDIGSHKITAVITRDALDELGLRLGDTAIALVKATEVMIVKD; encoded by the coding sequence ATGGCGAAAAGAATGCTGGGTGACGTGCTAACCGCCAAGGAAGCGGCACGATATGTTCGGCTGACATTGCCGACATTCTATCGATATATCTGGGAGGGTAAAATTGAGACCGCGAAGATTGGGGGACGCTATCGATTTACAAAATCGTTGCTCGACCGGTGGCTTGGTAAAAAGTCGTCCGGTGCTGATGATGTCAGTGGGCGAAATAAGCTCGTCGGCAGGGTGACCGGAATCAAGCGGGACGCGATTATGGCACAGATCGACGTCGACATTGGTTCCCACAAAATCACCGCCGTGATCACTCGTGATGCGCTGGACGAACTCGGTCTCCGCCTCGGAGACACCGCGATCGCCTTAGTCAAAGCGACCGAGGTCATGATCGTGAAAGACTAA